A window of Oscillospiraceae bacterium genomic DNA:
TAGCGAGTAAAATTATCCCCGGCTTGTAAAGGAGCGACACTCCTTATTTTCCTATCCGTTTATTTCCGCGTATTGAAGCATATCGCGGCATAAGAACATAACGCCGAGCGCAATCGGAAAGTTAATAAGCGATATCGCGGCAAATGAAGTCACCGTGGCTGAAACTATCACAACGCTGAGTGATGAAAGCACAATGGCAAGAATAATGCCGGGCGCCGCTATGGCAAGCATCATAAAAATTTTGAACATCATCATTCCTACCGCGCCTGTTCCCGATCCGAAGACGCGGGAAGCGAGGATCGAACAGGCAATAAAGATAAAAGAAAACGATATGCGGGCGACAATACAAGACAATGCTTCCACCGGTGAAAGACCAAGTATGACAGAAACCGGTATATATACGACGACGGCTTCCACCACTGCTCCCAGCAGGCTGTCGCGAATTGCGCAGAGCAGCTTTTTAAAGGGCGGCTCCGGCACGAGGTATATATACGGCTTCGACAATTCCTTCTGAAATCTTCCGCTGAAAGCGGAAAAGATCTGCATATAGGTGGAGAAAGAAAATACGGCGATTATGCCCTGTTCCTTCATAATGACGGCGAATATTATTGTCACAACGGCAAATATAAGGGTAACAGAATCAAGGATAAACACGCGTCCGCGCCGGTTTTCAAGCTTGTGTTTATAGTAAAATGCCTCTGCGCCCTCTCCCGATCCAATGCCTGTTTTGCCGAGCTTTATATTTCGGGGAACAGCTTCTCCGATCATTCCCTCTTTTTTTGCGAGTATGGCGTTCTGCATGTTTTCCGCCGTACTGATTACATCTTCATAATAATCGCTTTGCGCGGTTGAAAAGACTGCCAACGCTCCGACAATAAAAATTACAGTCGCTCCGACTCCCGCGATCACCGCATAAACAGACGAAGCCAAGACACCGAAAACGGCTCCGGCAAGCCACCCTGAAACCGGGAAGAGATATGCGTATATGCTTCCTCCCCATGTTCCAAGTCCGGTGAGGGGAGACGAAGGATTGCTTAAAAGCGTTATTATTCCGTAAGCGGCATATAACGCGAGAAGTGAATATATAACAATTTGTATTTTACGGCGCAGTTTATCATCGGAGGAGGTCATGGCGTAAATAGTCATGGCGCAAAGCTGACCGACGAATACCGTAGCCGAATAGCAAAGCAGTATTGCAATCAACTGTATTGGCGTTATACCATATACGTTATGCATCCAGGCATATTGATATATGATAAATAATCCGAGCAAAAGGGATGTTCCCATCTGCTGGACAAGACCGTAAAACAAAACGCTGCGATTTTTTATCGGAGCGGTAAAAACCAGATTTACATCCGGCATTGTGAAAATCCCGCCGCCTCTGCCAAAGCCGTTTTTAATAAGTAAATAAAAGATCAGAGTACATACAACCGCCACTCCGGCTCCGAGCTCACGCATATCGCGCGGGCTTTCCCCGTTTTCCCTTGATGTCGGCATTACAATTACCATAACCATTAATGCGATCATTATTATGGCGTATATCAGCTTCTTAGGATTTCGCAGTATTTCCAGCAATTTATTTTTGAATCTTGTAACTACAAGATAAAACAAAGCGTCTTTCACTTCGTCACCCCGTTACTGTTCCGTCGTTTCGCGCGGCGGAACCGGTGCCTTCGGTTATCTGAAAATAAAGCTCTTCCAAAGAAATTTCATGATCTTTGTCCGCGCCCGCCTCTGAATTGACTCGCAGCGCGGCAATCCTGCCTTTTAACATGATATGAGTCACGTCCCAGTAATTCTCAACACTGTCGATCATATGAGTCGATATTAAAATAGTGGCGCCGTCGGATTTTAACTCCTTGAAAACCTGTTTGAGCTCTTTTATGGCGTGCGGATCCAGTCCGACCATCGGCTCGTCGAAAATTATGACGCGCGGACGATGGGTCAGAGCGCAGCATATGGACAGCTTTTGCTGCATGCCCTTCGAAAGCTCCTTGCCGAGTTTGTCCTTTTTATCTGAAAGCTCAAATCTGTCCAATAATGAAGCGGAATAACCGCCGTCATCCGGCATTCTGTATGCGCGTTTTATAAACTCGATATGCTCCGACACTGTCAGAAGATCGTAAATGGCGGGCATTTCCGGTATGTAACCGAGAAGACGTTTTGCTTCAAGAGTTTTATTGCCGAAACCGTTTACCGAGATGCTGCCATTAAAGCGCAAAAGACCGGCAATGCATTTAATAAGCGTCGACTTTCCAGCGCCGTTCGGGCCGAGCAAAATTCCTATCTGTCCGTCATTCAGATGGAAATTCAAATTGTCATTGGCAAGTGTTTTGCCGTAATATTTTGAAATGTTGTTTACCTGAAGCATCTGATTAAATTATTCCTTTCGTGTTGTTTCGTTTTCTGTTTAAGTTGGTATTTTTACCAGCCGGCTTTCCGCGTCATTCCCGGCTTTTTTATACGCTTCGTCCGAAATATAAAGCTTATACCAGGTTTTAAAGACGAGGATCGTCCATATTTTTCGATAATTATCCTTTGTTCCGTCCCTATGCTTGTCGAGCATTTTCAAAGCCTCTGACTTGACGATGTATTCGTCGCCATACGGGCTTTCGAGTATTTCACGCGCCCAGCCGTAAAGCTCGTTACGGAGCCATTTTCTTACGGGAACCGGATATCCGAGCTTCGGACGCATAAAGGTCTCTTCGTCGATCAAATCGCGGAACGCGTATCTTAGAATATATTTGGTTGTATTTCTCTTAAGCTTTTCGTTCTCGCACAGCGATGATGCAACGCGGAAAACCTCACGGTCAAGAAACGGCACTCTTACCTCAAGCGCGTGCGCCATAGCCAGCCGGTCGCTTTTTACAAGAATGTCTCCGCGCATCCAGGTATACATATCTATGTACTGCATTTCCGACATCGGCGGCAGCGAAGCGGCATGGGCGGCTTCATAATACGGACGCGTCAGCTGAGAAAACCGTACATTTTCATCATAAGTCTTTAAAAATGATCGCTTTTGCTCCTCGGTGAATATAAACGCATTTCCGACGTAACGATCTTCAATCGGCGTTGTTCCGCGAATCAGAAGCTGCTTGCCTTTGACGTTTTCCGGCAGAGAATCGGCAAGAAATTTTAAAAATTTCTTCAAAAAGCCGGGCAGCGAATAAATCCTGCGCGACCATTTCTGCTCCGCGTAGACTCTGTATCCTCCGAACAGCTCATCCGCTCCCTCACCGGAAAGAACGACCTTCAGGTGCTTTGACGCTTCGCGGCAGATCAGATATATCGCCACCGTGCTCGGATCGGCCACCGGGGAATCAAGATGGTATACGACATCCTCAAATGCGTCTTTGAAGTCCTCCACATCCGCCACGAGCTTTATGTGCTCGACATCAAGATGGCGCGCGATTTTTGCCGCGTCTTCAATTTCCGAATATTCCTTTACGCCAAAGGCGACCGTAAAGGCTTTTATTCCGGGATTGAGCTTGCTTGATATGGCTGTAATAATGGCAGAATCAATTCCGCTTGACAGGAATGTGCCAACGGGAACGTCGCTGATCATATGGTATTTAACGGAGGTCTCGAGGATATCCCTGAGTTCGTCCGCTTTATATTCGAAGCTTTTTGATTTGTCAGGCCTGAACATCGGGTCAAAATAACGCGTTATTGAAAGCTTTTGCGCTTCGGGTTTTGAGGAATCGTATACAAGATATGACGCCGCCGGAAGCGATTTTATTCCGCCGAGGGTGTCCGGCTCCGGAACAAACTGAAATGTGAAATAATGCTGCAGCAGAGCGCTGTCTATCTTATAGCCCGAAAAAGCGGGGGCATAACGAAATATCTTCGCTTCGCTTCCGAAGGTGATACCGGACGAGGATTCATTATAAAATAGCGGCTTTATACCGAACATGTCGCGTCCTAAAAATATCCGGTCGGTCTTCGTCTCGTAAAAGCACAGCGCGAACATTCCGCGCAGCTTTGTGATAAATGAATCGCCCTCTTCTGCGTAAAGCGTCAATATTACTTCAATTTCGGAATTAGTGCGGAAAGAACGCCCCTTTGCGGAAAGCTCTGTTCTTAATTCGCGGTAATTATATATTTCACCGTTGAAAACGCCCCAAATCCCGTCGCTTTCAAGGAAAAACGGCTGAGTGCCGCCGGCGAGGTCGATTATAGACAGCCTTCTGAAAGCGAAAGCGATCTTATCAAGCATAACACATTCATTTTCATCAGGACCGCGGTATGAAATCGTTTCTGACATTTTTTCCAAAGCTGTTTCTTCAGCGCCACCGAGTCCGTTATTATTAAATATACCTGCAAAACCGCACAAATTTACATTCCTCCGTATATAATTATACGGGACAGTATATCATAAAAGTTAAATAATTGCAATATATCATACTTTCGGTCTTCGGGCGCTTTCAGTAAAGATTTCCAAAGTAAATTTCATTGTGGATTTTACTTTTGGAATTACCCGTTTTTTTATTTAATTGAATTCAAAAAAATTATTGACAAGCGATAAACCGTATGTTATACTGCCCTTATTAGTTATTGCGGCGCAATTGCCGCAGCATATACTATAATGACGGATGCATTTATAAAATTGATGTCATTACAAAATAGCAAGCGGAGAAAACGCATTATTATGAAGAAGCTCAATATGGCAACTGTATACTTTTATTACTTCTTTTGGGACAACCGAAAGAAGTGATTTGTACTGCCATAAGATAGATTCTAATAATGATTGAAAAGAATCGCGGCTGTGCAGAATCACTGCACAGCCGATTTTTATTTCTGAAAGGAGAAAGAAATGATTGCAGTATTGAAAAACGGAACCACAAAGGAACAGATGGAAAGCCTTTGCCAGTGGTTCAAAGGAATGGGTCTCTCAACATATATCTCTCAGGGAGAATTTCACACAATTATAGGCTTGATCGGAGATACCAGCAAGGTGGACATCGGTTTACTTGAAAGCCTTTCAATTATTGATACGGTCAAACGCATCAGCGAACCGTTCAAAAAAGCAAACCGCAAATTTCATGAGGATCCCTCCGTGATTGATATAGCGGGTGTAAAGATCGGCGGCGGTAACTTTCAGATAATAGCCGGTCCCTGCTCCGTAGAGTCACGGGAACAAATTCTCCAGATTGCAAACAGAGTAAAAAGCGCAGGCGCAGGCCTTTTGCGCGGCGGTGCCTTCAAACCGCGCACTTCGCCGTATGATTTTCAGGGGCTTCACGCGGAAGGGATCGACCTGCTTCTTGAAGCGAAAAAAGAAACCGGGCTGCCTATTGTTTCAGAGATAATGAACATCAACGATCTTGAGCTTTTCGAAAACGTTGATGTAGTACAGGTCGGCGCGCGGAATATGCAGAATTTCGATCTGCTTAAAGCGCTTGGCAGGACAAAAAAGCCTGTTTTAATTAAACGCGGCCTCGCAAATACGCTCAAGGAGCTTCTTATGAGTGCGGAATATGTAATGGCAGGCGGAAATGAAAACATCATTCTGTGTGAGAGAGGCATCCGTACATTTGAAACCTATACCAGAAACACTCTGGATTTGTCCGCGGTCGTGGCTCTTCATGAGCTGACGCATCTTCCGGTTGTCGTCGATCCGAGCCATGCGACAGGCATTTCGCGTTTTGTGGAAACAATGGCGGTCGCCGCGGCCGCGGCCGGCGCGGACGGATTGATGATTGAGGTGCATAACGATCCCGAACACGCGTTATGCGACGGAGCGCAGTCCGTCACTCCGGATCAGTTCGATCACATAGCATGTAAGGTACGAAAAGTGAGGGAGGCACTGGCAGAATGACAATCGGTATTGTTGGGCTCGGTCTGATAGGAGGCTCTCTTGCGAAAGCATACAAGAAAGCGGGCGCGGCGGTTTTCGGTTATGATATTGACGGCTCCATTCAGGAATTCGCCGGCATATCCGGAGCGATTGACGGTGTGCTGACGTCAGAAAAACTTATTTCCTGCGACCTGATCATGATAGCGGTTTCGCCGAAATCAGCCGCGGTCTGGCTTGATAAAAACGCGGGGTTTATTTCAAAATCCGCGCTTGTAATGGACTGCTGCGGGACAAAGAGAAGGATTTGCGAGGTTGGATTCCAATTGGCGGTGAAATTTGGCTTTGAATTCGCGGGCGGTCATCCTATGGCGGGTACGCATCGCCGGGGATTCAAAAACAGCAGTGAGAATATGTTTAAAGGCGCCTGTATGGTCGTCGTACCGCGTACATTTGAAGACATTGATCTGCTTGAACGCATCAAGCGAGCCGTAATGCCTGCCGGCTTTGCTTCGGTTTCCGTTACGACCGCGGAAAAGCATGACAAGCTTATCGCCTTTACCTCTCAGCTTGCGCATATTGTATCAAATGCGTATATAAAAAGCCCGACCGCACTCGAACACAAAGGCTTTTCCGCCGGTTCATATCAGGATCTTACGCGTGTCGCATGGCTCAACCCGGGCATGTGGACTGAATTATTCTATGAAAACAAAGATAATCTGCTGAATGAGATGGATATTATAATCGCGTCTCTCAATGAGTATCGAAATGCGCTTGCTTCAGATGACACGGATACAATGTGCAGGCTTTTAGATGAAGGACGTAAAAAGAAAGAAGAGGTCGACGGAAAATGAAAATAATTTCTGTCAAAACGCCCTCTAAAAAATATGAAGTCAGAATCGAAAAAAAACTTTTACTCTATGCCGGAACATTTGCCGCAGAGGTCCGTGTACCGGGTAAAGCCGTGATCGTCACCGACAGCAATGTAAATTTGCTTTATTCCGATATGCTCGACACTTCTCTCCGGAAGGCAGGTTTTGAACCGGTAAAATATGTTTTTACTGCCGGAGAACAGTTCAAAAATGCAGTGACATATATCGGTTTGTTAAATTTCATGGCTGAAAGCAGGCTGACCCGCACGGACACCGTTTTTGCCTTGGGTGGCGGCGTCACGGGAGATCTCGCGGGCTTTGCCGCCGCGACATATATGCGCGGGATTGGTTTGATCCAGATACCGACCACGCTTTTGGCAGATGTGGATTCGTCCGTCGGAGGGAAAACGGCGATCGATCTTGACGAAGGGAAAAACCTCGCCGGCGCTTTCTATCAGCCGGATATGGTAATCTGCGACCCTGAGACCTTGTCCACTCTCCCGAAAAACGAGCTTTCAAACGGATATTCCGAGGTCATAAAATACGGAATCATACGCGACGCGGCTCTTATCACATCGCTCGGAGATTTTACGGGCGACACATCTGAAGATATCATTGCGCGCTGCGTTGAAATAAAGCGTGATATCGTCTGCGCTGACGA
This region includes:
- a CDS encoding putative ABC exporter domain-containing protein, encoding MKDALFYLVVTRFKNKLLEILRNPKKLIYAIIMIALMVMVIVMPTSRENGESPRDMRELGAGVAVVCTLIFYLLIKNGFGRGGGIFTMPDVNLVFTAPIKNRSVLFYGLVQQMGTSLLLGLFIIYQYAWMHNVYGITPIQLIAILLCYSATVFVGQLCAMTIYAMTSSDDKLRRKIQIVIYSLLALYAAYGIITLLSNPSSPLTGLGTWGGSIYAYLFPVSGWLAGAVFGVLASSVYAVIAGVGATVIFIVGALAVFSTAQSDYYEDVISTAENMQNAILAKKEGMIGEAVPRNIKLGKTGIGSGEGAEAFYYKHKLENRRGRVFILDSVTLIFAVVTIIFAVIMKEQGIIAVFSFSTYMQIFSAFSGRFQKELSKPYIYLVPEPPFKKLLCAIRDSLLGAVVEAVVVYIPVSVILGLSPVEALSCIVARISFSFIFIACSILASRVFGSGTGAVGMMMFKIFMMLAIAAPGIILAIVLSSLSVVIVSATVTSFAAISLINFPIALGVMFLCRDMLQYAEING
- a CDS encoding ABC transporter ATP-binding protein is translated as MLQVNNISKYYGKTLANDNLNFHLNDGQIGILLGPNGAGKSTLIKCIAGLLRFNGSISVNGFGNKTLEAKRLLGYIPEMPAIYDLLTVSEHIEFIKRAYRMPDDGGYSASLLDRFELSDKKDKLGKELSKGMQQKLSICCALTHRPRVIIFDEPMVGLDPHAIKELKQVFKELKSDGATILISTHMIDSVENYWDVTHIMLKGRIAALRVNSEAGADKDHEISLEELYFQITEGTGSAARNDGTVTG
- the asnB gene encoding asparagine synthase (glutamine-hydrolyzing), which codes for MCGFAGIFNNNGLGGAEETALEKMSETISYRGPDENECVMLDKIAFAFRRLSIIDLAGGTQPFFLESDGIWGVFNGEIYNYRELRTELSAKGRSFRTNSEIEVILTLYAEEGDSFITKLRGMFALCFYETKTDRIFLGRDMFGIKPLFYNESSSGITFGSEAKIFRYAPAFSGYKIDSALLQHYFTFQFVPEPDTLGGIKSLPAASYLVYDSSKPEAQKLSITRYFDPMFRPDKSKSFEYKADELRDILETSVKYHMISDVPVGTFLSSGIDSAIITAISSKLNPGIKAFTVAFGVKEYSEIEDAAKIARHLDVEHIKLVADVEDFKDAFEDVVYHLDSPVADPSTVAIYLICREASKHLKVVLSGEGADELFGGYRVYAEQKWSRRIYSLPGFLKKFLKFLADSLPENVKGKQLLIRGTTPIEDRYVGNAFIFTEEQKRSFLKTYDENVRFSQLTRPYYEAAHAASLPPMSEMQYIDMYTWMRGDILVKSDRLAMAHALEVRVPFLDREVFRVASSLCENEKLKRNTTKYILRYAFRDLIDEETFMRPKLGYPVPVRKWLRNELYGWAREILESPYGDEYIVKSEALKMLDKHRDGTKDNYRKIWTILVFKTWYKLYISDEAYKKAGNDAESRLVKIPT
- the aroF gene encoding 3-deoxy-7-phosphoheptulonate synthase, giving the protein MIAVLKNGTTKEQMESLCQWFKGMGLSTYISQGEFHTIIGLIGDTSKVDIGLLESLSIIDTVKRISEPFKKANRKFHEDPSVIDIAGVKIGGGNFQIIAGPCSVESREQILQIANRVKSAGAGLLRGGAFKPRTSPYDFQGLHAEGIDLLLEAKKETGLPIVSEIMNINDLELFENVDVVQVGARNMQNFDLLKALGRTKKPVLIKRGLANTLKELLMSAEYVMAGGNENIILCERGIRTFETYTRNTLDLSAVVALHELTHLPVVVDPSHATGISRFVETMAVAAAAAGADGLMIEVHNDPEHALCDGAQSVTPDQFDHIACKVRKVREALAE
- a CDS encoding prephenate dehydrogenase, whose product is MTIGIVGLGLIGGSLAKAYKKAGAAVFGYDIDGSIQEFAGISGAIDGVLTSEKLISCDLIMIAVSPKSAAVWLDKNAGFISKSALVMDCCGTKRRICEVGFQLAVKFGFEFAGGHPMAGTHRRGFKNSSENMFKGACMVVVPRTFEDIDLLERIKRAVMPAGFASVSVTTAEKHDKLIAFTSQLAHIVSNAYIKSPTALEHKGFSAGSYQDLTRVAWLNPGMWTELFYENKDNLLNEMDIIIASLNEYRNALASDDTDTMCRLLDEGRKKKEEVDGK
- the aroB gene encoding 3-dehydroquinate synthase yields the protein MKIISVKTPSKKYEVRIEKKLLLYAGTFAAEVRVPGKAVIVTDSNVNLLYSDMLDTSLRKAGFEPVKYVFTAGEQFKNAVTYIGLLNFMAESRLTRTDTVFALGGGVTGDLAGFAAATYMRGIGLIQIPTTLLADVDSSVGGKTAIDLDEGKNLAGAFYQPDMVICDPETLSTLPKNELSNGYSEVIKYGIIRDAALITSLGDFTGDTSEDIIARCVEIKRDIVCADEREAGERQILNFGHTFGHAVEKCSGYMIPHGNAVAIGMMVITKACVKKGLCPVSCLDETENSLRRYGLPLTTEYDTESLFAAVLSDKKRSSDRLTLVIPRDIGVCELKSVSLLEAKEFLRLGLER